The proteins below come from a single Treponema phagedenis genomic window:
- a CDS encoding DUF1667 domain-containing protein, whose translation MKEFICVSCPIGCRLTVTEKNGEYIVTGNSCKRGLEYGLQEMTDPRRNISSTVRISNSKIPMLPVKTAAPIPKGKIFEVMTEINKTSVSAPVTMGDVIIQNVLGTGIDIVASRSIDKK comes from the coding sequence ATGAAAGAGTTTATCTGCGTTTCTTGCCCGATCGGGTGCCGCTTAACCGTTACCGAAAAAAACGGCGAATATATTGTAACCGGAAACAGCTGCAAACGCGGCTTGGAATACGGCTTACAGGAAATGACCGACCCAAGACGAAACATCAGCTCCACCGTGCGCATTTCAAACAGCAAAATCCCCATGCTGCCCGTAAAAACCGCCGCCCCCATTCCGAAAGGCAAAATCTTTGAGGTTATGACGGAAATCAATAAAACTTCCGTCTCCGCACCGGTAACAATGGGCGATGTTATTATTCAAAACGTGCTCGGCACCGGCATCGACATTGTAGCCTCCCGCTCAATCGACAAAAAATAA